The Candidatus Rokuibacteriota bacterium genomic interval ACGGGCCCGCTGGTGATCGTCAACGCCCGGGCCGCGGCTGTGGGCGATGCCCTTGCGCGCATCCTGCGCTCCCAGGGCGCCGCCGTCTTCACCGAATACTACGTCAATGATGCCGGCAATCAGGCGACGATGCTGGCGCGCTCCCTGGAAGCGCGCGTCCGCCAGGCCCTGGGGGAAGTCGTTGAGCTTCCCCAGGAAGGGTATCCGGGCGAGTATCTGGTGGACCTGGCCCGGGAGTACCTTGCCGAGGAGGGGTCGCGCTCGCTCTCCGAGCCCGAGGCAATCCGCCTGGAGCAGTTCGGCCGGTACGCTGTCCGTCGGATCCGAGAAGAGCAGGAGCGCGTGCTCAGGGAGTACGGCGCGGAGTTCGACCGCTGGGTCTCCGAAGATCTCCAGATCCGGAAGCCCGGCCTCCCCGAGAAAACCATCGAGCTTCTCAGGGTGCGGGACCTCGTCTATGAGGCCGAGGGTGCGCTCTGGTTTCGCGCCTCGCGCTTCGGCGACGACGAGGACCGGGTCCTCGTCAAATCCGACGGCGAGCTGACCTACTTTGCGGCGGACATCGCCTACCACCTCTTCAAGTTCCGGGACGTGGACAGGCTGATCGACCTCATCGGGCCGGACCATCACGGGTACGTCCCACGCATCAAGGCAGCCATGCTCGCGCTCGGCAAGCCCGCCGAGGCCATCCAGGTTCTCATCGTCCAGCTGGTAACGCTCCTAAGAGGGGGCCAGCCAGTGCGCATGTCCAAGCGACGAGGGGAGTTCGTCCTGATGGAGGAGCTGATCGAGGAGGTGGGCCGGGACGCCGCCCGCTTCACCTTCCTCACGCACCGCCACGACAGCCCGCTCGAGTTCGACCTCGAGGTAGCGACACGGCAATCCGCCGAGAACCCGGTCTACTACGTCCAGTACTGCCACGCGCGCGTGTCGAGCCTCTTCCAGCACCTGAAGCAGCAGAAGCTCGCCGTCCCCGAATGGGCGAGCGTCGACCTGTCGCGGCTCGTCCTCCCGGAGGAGCTGACCCTCATCAAGCGGCTCCTGCAGTTTCCCGACGTCGTGGCCGGTGCCGCTCGGACGCTCGAGCCCCACCGGCTCGCCTATTACCTCCAGGAGCTGGCCGCGGTCTTCCACCCGTACTACAACCGGCACCGCGTGATCTCGCACGATCGGGCGCTGACCCAGGCGCGCCTCGCCCTCGCCGCGGCCCTGGGGCAGGTGATCCGAAACGGCCTCGAGCTGCTCGGCGTGTCGGCGCCGGAGAAGATGTGATGCCGGCCCGCAGCGCGACGCTCGGCCACCGGGTTCATCCCGGCCGTCGTCCGGGCGCCGTGCTCGTCCTCACGTCCCTGATCATCCTGTCGCTGACCTTCTTTCTGGGTCTCCTCGTGGGACGCCACTGGGCGCCGGGCCACGAGAAGGAGCGGCGCCCGGCCCACTCGGCAGCGCGGGGCCTCAAGGACCGGGATGTCGGGAAGCCGCCACAGATCCAGGAGAAGCTGACCTTCTACCAGACCCTCACCGCGCCCCTGGCTCCGGCGCCGCCCAGGCGCGGGCGCGGGCCCGCCGAGGCGAAGCCTCCGACGCTGACAGAGCCTGAGCCGGCGGTCCCGGCGAAGAACGAACCTCCGACGAGCGAGGGGCCCGCGGGCGCGCTATCCGGGGGCGCCGCGGGTCGAGCGCCCACCCAAGCCCAAGGCGCACCCGGGAGA includes:
- a CDS encoding arginine--tRNA ligase, giving the protein TGPLVIVNARAAAVGDALARILRSQGAAVFTEYYVNDAGNQATMLARSLEARVRQALGEVVELPQEGYPGEYLVDLAREYLAEEGSRSLSEPEAIRLEQFGRYAVRRIREEQERVLREYGAEFDRWVSEDLQIRKPGLPEKTIELLRVRDLVYEAEGALWFRASRFGDDEDRVLVKSDGELTYFAADIAYHLFKFRDVDRLIDLIGPDHHGYVPRIKAAMLALGKPAEAIQVLIVQLVTLLRGGQPVRMSKRRGEFVLMEELIEEVGRDAARFTFLTHRHDSPLEFDLEVATRQSAENPVYYVQYCHARVSSLFQHLKQQKLAVPEWASVDLSRLVLPEELTLIKRLLQFPDVVAGAARTLEPHRLAYYLQELAAVFHPYYNRHRVISHDRALTQARLALAAALGQVIRNGLELLGVSAPEKM
- a CDS encoding SPOR domain-containing protein; protein product: MPARSATLGHRVHPGRRPGAVLVLTSLIILSLTFFLGLLVGRHWAPGHEKERRPAHSAARGLKDRDVGKPPQIQEKLTFYQTLTAPLAPAPPRRGRGPAEAKPPTLTEPEPAVPAKNEPPTSEGPAGALSGGAAGRAPTQAQGAPGRPTRSRGYPAWVPVRPAQSDGGRFGRGATPPSEGKAPGEGVAVHPWTVQVAAYRSRDQAEALQRSLAAAGYHAYVTTATGQDGSVRYRVRVGSYPNRSEAEKVSQRLGSERALTPFLAPR